A genomic window from bacterium includes:
- a CDS encoding MMPL family transporter, with amino-acid sequence MEHENLRTRFFGALGRFTHRRRWWILAGAVVVTLGAGYLAERLEIRTNLTEIMPEDNPQVVAFSDITKHYDSANFVTVVVRGENPELMARFADRLAPRLTAMDSYVRWVNYRLDDDFASHHGLMLLSADDLDDLAPVFESPALDHTLAALNDSLEKTYVGGGVETRERESDAIMRIEGLYRFAENVGRYGAGEITAAPDDTARRAVRELSLGEPYIFSADRSLLLIWLQPTFSIDEMDRVVVAVNDIEAVCKSAAAEEPFAGRIEVGLAGALALARDEYEAGMGDMAWSTIVALILVLLALIVFFRIVVAPLLAGIPLLLALVWSAGAMQLYSGCLNLFSMFFTVFIVGLGIDYAIHILSGVNEARSEGRPMEEALAVGLGRSGMGILTGALTTAAAFLSMLAGEMRGVRDLGFVSGVSIILALVAMLLVLPALLSIRESLRERRARRRGVAVKLPKGLAVELPLLGAVGRAMDRRPWLFAAAGLLVGGGLLVAALLGTRFDWNIYNMEPKGLESIELAGLIEDHFDLSPDYSLVVTDSVERSREVYDRLKDKGYVGEIDTVSRFIPAEADQGERAPVIRGIDDAVAAWAEPPPVTAGQVLGMADELERLQLNLLELRVIAETSVKSELQRRCETLTGYDSPTKPLVALAESLRREADDAARRLTDFQRAYFRAQRDWLLGAGGEPGFANSKEITETDLTPEMRSRYLSRDGTRYLVTVFPRFDLFADQDRLRAFSDGVGAVEPESVGTPQLFLSMIDEAGQDGELATLIALGAIFVLLFLDFRKLHTTLLAMVPLAAGSVVMLGVMALCGVKVNYMNIFAVPLVLGIGIDDGVHIIHRYRREGNFDVTLSRTGRAVFLTSLTTGIGFGSMIFARMQGFSSMGIALMVGVAACFLTSVFFLPALVRVVERWGLKV; translated from the coding sequence ATGGAACACGAGAACCTGCGTACGCGATTCTTCGGCGCCCTGGGGCGCTTCACCCACCGCCGACGGTGGTGGATACTTGCCGGGGCCGTCGTCGTCACCCTGGGAGCCGGCTACCTGGCCGAGCGGCTCGAAATCAGGACGAACCTCACCGAGATAATGCCCGAGGACAACCCCCAGGTGGTGGCCTTCAGCGACATCACCAAGCATTACGACTCGGCGAACTTCGTGACCGTGGTGGTCCGGGGCGAAAATCCCGAGCTGATGGCCCGGTTCGCCGACCGCCTGGCTCCGCGCCTGACCGCGATGGACTCCTACGTCCGCTGGGTCAACTACCGCCTGGACGACGACTTCGCCTCCCATCACGGTCTGATGCTGCTCTCGGCGGACGACCTGGACGACCTCGCTCCCGTCTTCGAGTCCCCGGCGCTCGACCACACCCTCGCCGCGCTGAACGATTCCCTGGAGAAGACCTACGTGGGCGGCGGCGTCGAAACCCGGGAGCGAGAGAGCGACGCCATCATGCGGATCGAGGGGCTGTACCGCTTCGCGGAAAACGTCGGCCGCTACGGCGCCGGGGAGATCACCGCAGCGCCGGATGATACCGCCCGCCGGGCCGTGCGCGAGCTCTCCCTGGGCGAACCCTACATCTTCTCCGCCGACCGGAGCCTCCTTCTCATCTGGCTCCAGCCCACCTTTTCCATTGACGAGATGGACCGGGTGGTCGTGGCCGTCAACGACATCGAGGCCGTCTGCAAATCCGCCGCGGCGGAGGAGCCCTTCGCCGGGCGGATCGAGGTCGGCCTGGCCGGGGCTCTGGCGCTCGCCCGCGACGAGTACGAGGCGGGGATGGGTGATATGGCCTGGTCCACAATCGTGGCACTTATCCTCGTCCTTCTGGCCCTGATCGTATTCTTCCGCATCGTCGTCGCCCCGCTTCTGGCCGGAATCCCCCTCCTGCTGGCCCTGGTGTGGAGCGCCGGCGCCATGCAGCTCTACTCGGGCTGCCTCAACCTCTTCAGCATGTTCTTCACCGTCTTCATCGTGGGGCTGGGGATAGACTACGCGATTCACATCCTGAGCGGGGTGAACGAGGCGCGGAGCGAGGGACGCCCGATGGAGGAGGCGCTGGCCGTGGGGCTCGGGCGGAGCGGGATGGGGATTCTCACCGGCGCGTTGACCACGGCGGCGGCCTTTCTGTCCATGCTGGCCGGGGAGATGCGCGGCGTCCGGGACCTGGGCTTCGTAAGCGGCGTCTCGATAATCCTGGCCCTGGTGGCCATGCTCCTGGTGCTGCCGGCGCTCCTTTCCATCCGGGAATCACTCCGGGAACGGCGGGCGCGCAGGCGGGGCGTCGCCGTCAAGCTCCCCAAGGGCCTGGCGGTGGAGCTGCCGCTCCTGGGCGCGGTCGGACGCGCCATGGACCGCCGTCCCTGGCTCTTCGCCGCCGCCGGGCTGCTCGTCGGGGGCGGTTTGCTGGTTGCGGCGCTTCTCGGGACTCGATTCGACTGGAACATCTACAACATGGAGCCCAAGGGGCTGGAGTCCATCGAGCTGGCCGGCCTCATCGAGGACCACTTCGACCTCTCCCCCGATTATTCCCTGGTGGTGACCGACTCCGTGGAGCGCTCCCGGGAGGTCTACGACCGGCTGAAGGACAAGGGCTACGTGGGGGAGATAGACACGGTCTCGCGGTTCATTCCCGCGGAGGCGGACCAGGGGGAGCGGGCGCCCGTAATCCGCGGCATTGACGACGCCGTGGCCGCCTGGGCGGAACCGCCGCCGGTGACCGCCGGACAGGTGCTCGGCATGGCCGACGAGCTGGAGCGGCTCCAGCTCAACCTCCTCGAGCTCCGGGTCATCGCGGAGACCTCGGTCAAGTCCGAACTCCAGCGTCGCTGCGAGACGCTCACCGGCTACGACTCGCCGACGAAGCCGCTGGTGGCGCTCGCGGAGTCCCTGCGCCGAGAAGCGGATGACGCCGCCCGGCGGCTGACCGATTTCCAGCGGGCCTACTTCAGGGCGCAGCGGGACTGGCTCCTGGGGGCCGGCGGTGAGCCCGGTTTCGCCAATTCAAAAGAAATCACCGAGACCGACCTCACTCCGGAAATGCGCTCCCGATACCTGAGCCGCGACGGCACCCGCTATCTGGTTACAGTATTCCCCCGCTTCGACCTCTTCGCGGACCAGGACCGGCTCCGGGCCTTCTCGGACGGTGTGGGGGCGGTGGAACCGGAGAGCGTGGGCACGCCGCAGCTCTTTTTGTCCATGATAGACGAGGCCGGGCAGGACGGGGAGCTGGCCACCCTCATCGCCCTGGGTGCTATCTTCGTGCTGTTGTTCCTCGATTTCCGCAAGCTGCACACGACGCTGTTGGCCATGGTGCCGCTGGCGGCGGGGAGCGTCGTCATGCTGGGGGTGATGGCGCTTTGCGGGGTGAAGGTCAACTACATGAACATCTTCGCCGTGCCGCTGGTGCTGGGCATCGGTATAGATGACGGGGTGCACATCATCCACCGCTACCGCCGGGAGGGTAACTTCGATGTCACGCTGTCGCGGACGGGGCGGGCGGTGTTTTTGACCAGCCTGACGACGGGGATCGGCTTCGGCTCGATGATTTTCGCCCGGATGCAGGGCTTCTCCTCGATGGGGATAGCGCTCATGGTCGGCGTGGCGGCGTGCTTCCTGACCAGCGTTTTCTTCCTCCCGGCGCTGGTGCGGGTGGTGGAGCGCTGGGGGTTGAAGGTATGA
- a CDS encoding EAL domain-containing protein produces the protein MIDDGNRPDKPDPRLRAELLRYRNLLYDRLTGLPTLPVALSEIRKLIDVNHRTVGVICVDLSQTAGLENSFGWQSTDDLIMSLAQLLGVFNDQVMGDKGLLFEEAIRTGSFFLFFAREGLTTEELAEVAQLVREFLSASAVGRELAANGFDVNIGYSLFVDDPLIRFERLVYTAARDARDMAVDAEKREEMLQYRELAQIIAGERIRTRFQPIMYLGDLKVLGHEALSLGPPNTIFENAERLFNFAARSEFGHALDRLCRRHAVLVAPEHVKDGELLFLNTAAVSFSDPSFSADFGVESNLLKENVVLELTERTAIHDLAAFCRTLVTFKEEGFLIAVDDAGAGYSSLSTIAELQPDFLKFDRSMVSGIHESKIKQELLKTLLEMAGRTGSRVIAEGIEQAEELEMMREIGVELGQGYYLERPSRAY, from the coding sequence ATGATAGACGACGGCAACAGGCCCGACAAGCCCGATCCGCGGTTGCGCGCAGAGCTACTGCGCTACCGCAACCTCCTCTACGACCGGCTGACCGGCCTGCCCACCCTGCCGGTGGCGTTGAGCGAAATCCGCAAGCTCATAGACGTCAACCACCGCACCGTGGGCGTCATCTGCGTGGACCTCTCCCAGACCGCCGGGCTGGAAAACTCCTTCGGCTGGCAGTCCACCGACGACCTTATCATGAGCCTGGCCCAGCTCCTGGGTGTTTTCAACGACCAGGTCATGGGCGACAAGGGGCTTCTGTTTGAAGAGGCGATTCGGACGGGGAGCTTTTTCCTCTTCTTCGCCAGGGAGGGCCTCACCACGGAGGAGTTGGCGGAGGTCGCGCAACTGGTGAGGGAGTTCCTCTCCGCCAGCGCGGTGGGCCGAGAGCTCGCCGCCAACGGCTTCGACGTCAACATCGGCTACTCCCTCTTCGTGGACGACCCTCTCATCCGCTTCGAGCGCCTGGTGTACACCGCCGCCCGGGACGCCCGGGACATGGCGGTGGACGCCGAGAAGCGCGAGGAGATGCTCCAGTACCGCGAGCTGGCGCAGATTATCGCCGGGGAGCGCATCCGGACCCGTTTCCAGCCCATCATGTACCTGGGCGACCTGAAAGTTTTAGGGCACGAGGCGCTCTCCCTGGGCCCCCCGAACACCATCTTCGAGAACGCGGAGCGGCTGTTCAACTTCGCCGCCCGCTCGGAGTTCGGCCACGCCCTGGACCGGCTCTGCCGGCGTCACGCCGTTCTGGTCGCCCCCGAGCACGTCAAGGACGGGGAGCTCCTCTTCTTGAACACCGCCGCCGTCAGCTTCTCCGACCCCAGCTTCAGCGCCGACTTCGGCGTCGAGAGCAACCTCTTGAAGGAGAACGTCGTGCTCGAGCTTACCGAGCGCACCGCCATCCACGACCTGGCCGCCTTCTGCCGCACCCTGGTCACCTTCAAGGAAGAGGGGTTCTTGATAGCCGTGGATGACGCCGGCGCAGGGTACTCCTCCCTCTCGACCATCGCCGAGCTCCAGCCCGATTTCCTCAAGTTCGACCGCTCCATGGTCTCCGGCATCCACGAGAGCAAGATCAAGCAGGAGCTCCTGAAAACCCTCCTGGAAATGGCCGGCCGCACCGGCAGCCGCGTCATCGCCGAGGGGATAGAGCAGGCCGAGGAGTTGGAGATGATGCGGGAGATCGGGGTGGAGCTGGGGCAGGGCTACTACCTGGAACGCCCCTCGCGGGCCTACTGA
- a CDS encoding GNAT family N-acetyltransferase — protein MLRELRDYEKLRGLLAENPPATAMIAYTLFHQTPEPGEPFRLCLVDDPENPACVLVASWGNLFFARDPEKLDLALEYFDSAAYRELVEGVFRDDPKTVADFLEAYRFAGLQESCCERLLKVGEPVWRTRCWVHYWDSPPPREPRIPLAPLKPEHARVVEAHWEFGDHDEGSIAYIRWRIESGPSLAFYDERGEPGAWCITHGSGSLGNIYTRRAHRRLGLAQEISFGMIRAVLAGGWLPHAHIKQENEPSLALARKVGLERGDDVSWIAVRRR, from the coding sequence ATGCTGCGGGAGCTCCGGGATTACGAAAAGCTGCGCGGCCTGCTGGCGGAGAACCCCCCGGCGACCGCCATGATCGCTTACACACTCTTCCACCAGACGCCGGAGCCCGGCGAGCCCTTCCGGCTCTGCCTGGTGGACGACCCGGAAAACCCGGCCTGCGTCCTTGTGGCCAGTTGGGGCAACCTCTTCTTTGCGAGGGATCCGGAGAAGCTCGACCTGGCGCTGGAGTACTTCGATTCCGCGGCCTACCGGGAGCTGGTCGAGGGGGTCTTCCGCGACGACCCGAAGACCGTGGCGGATTTCCTCGAGGCCTACCGCTTCGCCGGACTCCAGGAGAGTTGCTGCGAGCGGCTGCTGAAGGTGGGGGAACCCGTTTGGCGGACGCGGTGCTGGGTCCACTACTGGGACTCCCCACCGCCCCGGGAGCCCCGGATCCCCCTGGCGCCCTTGAAGCCGGAGCACGCCCGCGTGGTGGAGGCCCACTGGGAGTTCGGCGACCACGACGAGGGCTCCATCGCTTACATCCGCTGGCGAATCGAGTCCGGCCCCAGCCTGGCCTTCTACGACGAGCGGGGCGAGCCGGGTGCCTGGTGCATCACCCACGGCTCGGGCTCCCTGGGTAACATCTACACCCGTCGGGCTCACCGCCGCCTGGGTCTGGCCCAGGAAATCTCCTTCGGGATGATCCGGGCCGTCCTCGCGGGCGGCTGGCTCCCCCACGCCCACATCAAGCAGGAAAACGAGCCGTCCCTGGCCCTGGCGCGCAAGGTCGGCCTCGAGCGCGGCGACGATGTCTCCTGGATTGCCGTCCGCCGGCGGTAA
- a CDS encoding T9SS type A sorting domain-containing protein: protein MKRLFCVVFALVFVGAASAGEWHIETVDSEGYVGWYTSLALDSSDYPHISYYDVWNRDLKYTHWDGGSWQTETVDSEGSVGEWTSLALDSNDYPHISYYDYTNGNLKYARWDGSSWQTETIDLGGQYTSLSIDYNGYPCISYYEPNNGDLKYARWDGGYWLTETVDEGDDVGMWSSLAHDSSGKPHISYYDLTNTGLRYAYWTGSTWGRVAVDTKWHVGEYTSLALDSSGYPRIMYQEYWSNGSYLKYARRLEDKWIFLDVDTEDAGYYTSLALDTSDRPRISYRGNGNLRYASWTGSSWHIETVDSEGRYTSLALDSLGNPHISYYANEALKYAYWDPGPGVEGAEVSANTCDEGVLVGWTITGDAPASFNVLRSAGENEPDAISGALPGTAARWLDSDVEAGGEYLYWLEAIEEDGTVSRFGPTEAVAFPGAARELALSIYPSPVKGSFTVDYTLPEDGRISISLYDLSGRRVSTILDGEMTAGRHDISYDASALPPGVYLARLATDSGSLTRRVVIAR from the coding sequence ATGAAGAGGCTTTTTTGCGTTGTTTTCGCGCTGGTATTCGTCGGCGCGGCGTCCGCCGGCGAGTGGCACATCGAAACGGTGGATTCGGAGGGCTATGTGGGCTGGTACACTTCCCTGGCGCTGGACTCCTCCGACTATCCCCACATCTCGTATTACGATGTGTGGAACCGGGATCTCAAATACACCCACTGGGACGGCGGTTCTTGGCAGACAGAGACAGTTGACTCGGAGGGAAGCGTAGGTGAATGGACATCCCTGGCATTGGACTCTAACGATTACCCCCACATCTCGTATTACGACTACACCAACGGAAACCTAAAATACGCCCGTTGGGACGGCAGCTCTTGGCAGACAGAGACAATTGACTTGGGAGGTCAGTACACATCCCTATCAATAGATTATAACGGTTATCCCTGCATCTCGTATTATGAACCCAACAATGGAGATTTAAAATACGCCCGCTGGGACGGCGGCTATTGGCTGACTGAGACCGTTGACGAGGGGGATGACGTAGGCATGTGGTCCTCTCTGGCGCATGATTCGTCTGGCAAACCTCACATTTCGTATTACGACCTCACCAATACAGGCCTTAGATACGCCTATTGGACAGGTAGTACTTGGGGTCGCGTAGCCGTTGATACGAAGTGGCATGTGGGCGAATACACCTCACTCGCGTTGGATTCCTCTGGCTACCCCCGAATCATGTATCAGGAATACTGGTCCAACGGCAGTTATTTAAAATACGCTCGGAGGCTCGAAGACAAGTGGATATTTTTGGACGTTGACACCGAAGACGCAGGCTACTACACTTCCCTCGCGCTGGACACTTCCGACCGACCTCGCATCTCGTACCGAGGCAACGGGAATCTCAGATACGCAAGCTGGACCGGCAGCTCTTGGCACATTGAGACCGTGGACTCGGAGGGAAGATACACCTCCCTTGCGCTGGACTCCCTCGGCAACCCACATATCTCATATTACGCCAACGAAGCTCTAAAATACGCTTATTGGGATCCCGGGCCGGGGGTGGAGGGGGCGGAGGTTTCCGCGAACACCTGCGACGAGGGCGTGCTGGTCGGCTGGACGATAACCGGCGACGCACCGGCGAGTTTTAACGTCCTGCGGTCGGCGGGGGAAAATGAACCGGATGCAATCTCCGGCGCTCTTCCCGGAACGGCGGCCCGCTGGCTGGATAGCGATGTAGAAGCTGGGGGCGAGTACCTCTACTGGCTGGAAGCCATCGAGGAGGACGGGACGGTGAGCCGCTTCGGGCCGACGGAGGCGGTGGCGTTCCCCGGAGCAGCTCGGGAGCTTGCGTTATCAATCTACCCCAGCCCGGTGAAGGGTTCATTCACGGTTGATTACACGCTGCCCGAGGACGGCCGTATAAGTATATCGCTCTACGACCTTTCGGGACGGCGTGTATCAACGATTCTCGACGGTGAGATGACCGCCGGGCGCCATGATATTTCCTACGACGCCTCGGCGCTTCCACCGGGCGTTTACCTCGCCCGCCTGGCGACCGATTCCGGCTCCCTCACCCGGCGGGTGGTGATTGCGCGTTAA
- the panC gene encoding pantoate--beta-alanine ligase: MQSIFSVDEMAEYSRRQRSQGYGIALVPTMGYLHEGHLSLVRLAHKLAERVVVSIFVNPTQFGPGEDFDRYPRDLDRDLGLLRKEKTDCLFHPSIEEMYPEGHATEARVTGPLTEVLCGAARPGHFAGVTTVVLKLFNIVRPDTAVFGQKDYQQCQVVKRMVQDLHLDVKIFPAPIAREADGLAMSSRNRYLSPDLRRQARELYASLQLVEKQFDEGERDAMKLREAGVNYLRQLAPDCMLDYYEIADRETLRPLARVGVDGAVALVAAYFGETRLIDNVLLT; encoded by the coding sequence GTGCAGAGCATCTTCAGCGTGGACGAGATGGCGGAGTACTCGCGCCGGCAACGGTCGCAGGGGTACGGCATCGCCCTCGTCCCGACCATGGGCTACCTGCACGAGGGGCACCTGTCGCTGGTCCGGCTGGCGCATAAACTTGCCGAGCGGGTGGTGGTGAGCATCTTCGTCAACCCGACGCAGTTCGGCCCCGGCGAGGATTTCGACCGCTACCCCCGCGACTTGGATCGTGACCTGGGGCTCCTGCGGAAGGAGAAGACGGACTGCCTCTTCCACCCGAGCATCGAGGAGATGTACCCCGAGGGCCACGCCACCGAGGCGCGGGTCACCGGTCCCCTGACCGAGGTGCTGTGCGGCGCGGCGCGACCGGGGCACTTCGCCGGCGTAACCACCGTGGTGCTGAAGCTCTTCAACATCGTCCGCCCCGACACGGCCGTCTTCGGGCAGAAGGACTACCAGCAGTGCCAGGTCGTCAAGCGGATGGTCCAGGACCTCCACCTGGATGTGAAGATTTTCCCCGCCCCCATCGCGCGCGAGGCCGACGGACTGGCGATGAGCAGCCGCAACCGGTATCTGAGCCCGGACCTGCGCCGACAGGCCCGCGAGCTATACGCCTCCCTGCAGCTCGTCGAGAAGCAATTCGATGAAGGAGAGCGCGACGCGATGAAGCTGCGCGAGGCCGGGGTGAACTACCTCCGCCAGTTGGCGCCCGACTGCATGCTGGACTACTACGAGATTGCGGACCGCGAGACCCTGCGACCGCTGGCCAGGGTGGGGGTTGACGGTGCCGTGGCCCTGGTGGCCGCCTACTTCGGCGAGACCCGGCTGATAGACAACGTCCTGTTGACCTAG
- a CDS encoding response regulator, which yields MKNSTTSPQTKVILVADDEPDIVTIVEMILRSQGYDVLKAANGLEALELAERYSPDLILLDIMMPDMDGWEVLRLLHVDPSTAEIPVAMISAKTGSRAKITSMQEGAVDYITKPFDSRELLTKVRELLTSQG from the coding sequence ATGAAAAACTCCACCACCTCGCCGCAGACGAAGGTGATTCTGGTCGCCGACGACGAGCCGGACATCGTCACCATCGTCGAGATGATACTCCGCAGCCAGGGCTACGACGTCCTCAAGGCCGCCAACGGCCTGGAGGCGCTCGAGCTCGCCGAGAGGTACAGCCCCGATCTGATTCTTCTGGACATCATGATGCCCGACATGGACGGGTGGGAGGTGCTCCGTCTCCTGCACGTGGATCCGTCCACGGCGGAGATACCGGTGGCCATGATATCGGCCAAGACGGGCAGCCGCGCCAAGATAACCTCCATGCAGGAGGGCGCGGTGGACTACATCACCAAGCCTTTCGATTCCCGGGAGCTCCTGACCAAGGTCCGGGAGCTTCTGACCAGCCAGGGCTAG